A region of the Amycolatopsis sp. cg13 genome:
TGCGAAGCGCGCGGAGGAGCTACGCGAGGCGACGCTCGCTGTGTACCGCCGTGGCGCGGAAGTGGCGGCGAAGCGCGGAATCCTGCTGGCGGACACGAAGTTCGAGTTCGGCGTGGACGAGACGGGCGCGCTGGTGCTGGCGGACGAAGTGCTGACGCCGGATTCGTCGCGGTACTGGCCGGCGGAGGGGTACGAGCCGGGAAGGGTGCAGCCGTCGTTCGACAAGCAGTACGTGCGCAATTGGCTGACGGGGCCGGAGTCGGGCTGGGACAGGGCGTCGAACGTGCAGCCGCCGCCGTTGCCGGGTGAAGTGGTGGAGGCGACGAGGGGAAGGTACGTGGAGGCGTACGAGAGGATGACGGGGTTGTCGCTGGAGGAGTGGCTGTAGGACAGGGGAAAGAGCGAAGGGCCAGGGGGGAGAGAACCCCGAAAACTGTCGGCACCCCCTGACACACTGCAACCATGACCACACCGTACGCAACACCGCGCGCGAGGGCATTGGGCCTGGAGTTACGCGCGGCGCGGGAGAGAAGAAGACTGGGCGTAAGAGAGTTGGCCCGGTTGCTGGGGATGACGCCTGGTTTCGTGACGAATTGGGAAAGAGGACTGCGGCTGCCGAAGCCGGAGGACATCGGAGCGGTACTGGCGCACTGCAGGGTGATCGGGCCGGACCGCAGGCGAATAGTGGAGATGGCGCGAGGAGCGCGAGAGCAGGACTGGATAGACGGCGGCGGAGAAGAGCCGTACCTGGAGTGGGAGCGCACGGCGGACGCGGTGTTCGGCTGGGAGCCGGAGGTGGTGCCGCCGTTGTTGCAGACGAGCGGGTACGCGCGAGCGCTGCTGTCGAGTGCTTCGGGCGCTGTCGCGGACGAAGTGGAGGCGCGGGTAGCCGAGAGGCTGTCGCGGCGAGCGGTGCTCGATTCGGGCGCGCGGTGTGTGCTGGTGCTGGGGGAAACGGCGCTGCACAAGAGGATCGGCGGCGCGGACGCGATGGCGGAGCAGCTGCGGTACCTGCGCGAGCGGTTGGCGGAAGGCAAGGCCGAGGTGCGAGTGGTCCCGGCGGACCGGCACCCCGATCTGGGCAGGGGGTTCACGATTTTCGATTTCGCGGACCTGCCGTCGATCGTCCACGAGCGGTTGCTGCGGGAGAGCGCGAGCAGTTCGAGTCCCGCGCGGGTGGCGAAGTACCGCGAGGTGGCGGAAACGTTGCTGGAGCTGGCCTTGCCGATTCCCGAGACGGACGCCCTGCTTGAGTCGGCGCTCCGGAAATTGTCGGTGCCGTAGGGCAGAGTGGGTACCGGTGAAAGGAGCGGCATGAGCCGAGCTTTGGTGTTGGGCGGCGGTGGCGTCGCCGGGATCGCGTGGACGACCGGATTGCTGGCCGGGCTAGCGGAAGCGGGCCAGGACCTCACCGGAGCCGACGTGCTGATCGGCACGTCGGCGGGCGCGGCCGTGGCGGCGCAGCTGGGCAGCGGATTGCCGTTGCCGCAGCTGTACGCGCGGCAGACCGACCCGTCCTTGCAAGCGGCGGAGATCGCGGCCGAGTTCGACCCGGAAAAGTTCGGCGAGGATTTCGCCGCGGTGCTGGCCGACGGCAGCACCGCGGCGGAAATCCGCCGGGAGATGGGAAAGCTCGCCCTGGCCGCGGAAACCGTCCCGGAACCGCGACGACGCGCGGTGATCGAATCCCGCCTGCCGTCCCACGATTGGCCTGAGCGTGCGGTGAAAATCGTTGCGGTGGAAGCGGAAACCGGTGAGCCGATGGTGTTCGACCGCGCGTCCGGCGTCCCGTTGGTCGTCGCGGTAGAGGCAAGCTGCGCGGTGCCCGGCATCTGGCCGGTGGTGCCGATCAACGGCAAGCGCTATGTCGACGGCGGTGTCCGTTCCTCCGCGAATGCCGACTACGCAACAGGTTCTGCTCAGGTGACAGTGGTGGTCCCGATGGGCGCGGCGGAGCCCTTCCCGACGGAACGTCCGCTCGAACA
Encoded here:
- a CDS encoding helix-turn-helix domain-containing protein; this translates as MTTPYATPRARALGLELRAARERRRLGVRELARLLGMTPGFVTNWERGLRLPKPEDIGAVLAHCRVIGPDRRRIVEMARGAREQDWIDGGGEEPYLEWERTADAVFGWEPEVVPPLLQTSGYARALLSSASGAVADEVEARVAERLSRRAVLDSGARCVLVLGETALHKRIGGADAMAEQLRYLRERLAEGKAEVRVVPADRHPDLGRGFTIFDFADLPSIVHERLLRESASSSSPARVAKYREVAETLLELALPIPETDALLESALRKLSVP
- a CDS encoding patatin-like phospholipase family protein — encoded protein: MSRALVLGGGGVAGIAWTTGLLAGLAEAGQDLTGADVLIGTSAGAAVAAQLGSGLPLPQLYARQTDPSLQAAEIAAEFDPEKFGEDFAAVLADGSTAAEIRREMGKLALAAETVPEPRRRAVIESRLPSHDWPERAVKIVAVEAETGEPMVFDRASGVPLVVAVEASCAVPGIWPVVPINGKRYVDGGVRSSANADYATGSAQVTVVVPMGAAEPFPTERPLEQVLADLREAGAKVAVLEPDEASIAAIGPNPLDPGTRAAAAAAGLAQGQRGGVVWE